The genomic region ttaaaaattcgtaatcaaaataagattaaatacGACCAGTTTTACTATTATCCCcatcaaaataatatgataaaaaggAAGTAAAGTTATCCGAATGTAAGGAAACTATATGTTCTTATGTGTTGATAAAGTCTTAAATCTATACTTTTTTTCTATAAGTAGCTTTgttatttaactttttcttttaataaaaaggcTTATGTTGCAAAAagttttaatgattttattaattatttttacttcattaaattatcatattagTAGTGATTATAGCCAACAAAacaaagttaaataattaaaaagtcaaTTTCAGGCTAATTTATACAAATCATGGTCCaagtaaaatgtgtaaatactgttttcttttactttttgacTTATTTCTTTCAGTTctttattaaacaaataaaaataatcatgaTGCATGGCTCTTCAGATTACTAATTTGAGATGGAACTCTAATGGCACCTATAGTTATAgcttttatcaaaattttgatttttatgtaaaaaatattcaaataatagTATACATcactaaaagaattaatttagaaaacaCTTTTAGTTGTAGTGTAGTTATTCGTTTTGCTTCTATTTAgaacttaaattattattttttaatttataactaaatagTAACTACAGTCGTAACAACTATTTATAGTGGTCTCTAAGTGATTGTTAAACGTTACACCaaaatttgatagaaaaataGTGATCACTTTGACACCATTTATGTCGTCTCTGATTTAGAGACCATGTGAAGTGGTTGCTAATCCGGATGTGAATTATTTATGGGTGTTTTAGTTACCACTTGAAAATTAATCTCGTGGTCTCTAAATTAGAGTCTGAAGATAATtgttagaataattttataataatttattgagcCTTGAGggttattaatcttattttgatgataacaaataattaagaatgactaattttatgttttagtgTTTATgtgtaaaaacaaaaattggcTCTTCTAAAACAGGGCAGATTCAGGTCCGCGAACTTTTATTTACGGTTGTAAAACTTCAATTTTCTAGACATACTCGCCTCAAATAGCAAAAACGACAATAGCGTTCTCGACATCCTTTCCAAccgtgaaaataaaaattcacgACCATGAAGAAATATTTACGCCCGTAAAAATGatctttttctcaaaataagAAGATACCACATAAGAGTTCACGGGGAAAGTTTCCAAACCGTGAAGGAAGTCTTTCTAGCTGTGAAGAATAATTCACGCTCGTGAAAAATGATATCCTCCTTAAAACCTGAAGAAATGACAAAAGGGTTCATGGGAAAGGTTCCCAAGCCTGAACACGAATTTCCGGTCGTGAACAAATATTCCCAACCGTGAAGAAGATGTTCATGCCCATGAATGATAGAGATTCTCtagattttcaagaaatcaCAAAAGAGCTTACAACCAAAGTTCTCAAGCCCGAAACTAGAGTTTCTAGCCGTGAAAGTAATTTTCACAACCATGAAGAATTATTCACGGTTATGACAGGTTCCAgcttttcaaatatattttttcgcACTAATGATTCACGGTCATGAAGAAATATTCACATTCGTGAAACTTCATTGATGACAGTTGTAGAAACGactatttttgtattaaatgaGGGTGCAATGACTCTATTTCACTTAGAAGTATTTAGACATTATTTGTAAGTGTTATAGGTTAAGCAAGAGCATTTATTTTAAGCCCCCATTATGTATTTACTCTCAACAATTCAAAATCTTCATCTTTTTCGTCTTGTATTAAAGGTTCAAGCTTGAGATTGAATCTTTGGATAGTTTGGTATCTAATTCTTATATTCAAAGCTCAAAAGGTGAGATTGAGTATTTGGGTAAGGGATTAAAAACTCTTGTAACTAAGATTAAAAACCTTAGATTTGATTAGAGTGTGAGCCTAGGAAAATACTTGGGTTAGAGTGTAAACCTTTGGAAAAATACTTAGATTTATTCTTAGCCTTCTAAAAGAGCACAAATAGAGTTAGGTTTGTAACTTTATTTGATAGTGGAAATCTAAAGAGAATTCTTGAAGAGTAGATGTAGGCAAGAGTTGGCCGAACTATTATAAATTCTTGGTGTTGTGAGTTGtgcttgatttttattttttattttagtttattttttatttctttttcaaccaATTCACCCCCTCCTTCTTGGTTTCCATTAGAATTACATTTGGTATCATAGCTTTGGTCTTCTTCATCAAAGATTTAATCATCTTGGAAGTAAATATCCATAGCATCCACATCAAACTATGATAGCATGGATTAAGCATTCAGTAGACCGCCCTTCTTCGATGGAAGCGATCACCCATATTGGAAGAATCGCATGGATATATTCCTTAAAAGTGATGGAATTGACCTATGGGACATAGTAAAAAAAGGTGTAATTCTTTCagcaaagagagaaaatggtaTTGAAGTGctcaagataaaaaaaaaaaaagaatagtctctagaagaaaaaaaagcttTACTTCAAGGGATTGAAAGGCCATGAACATCCTCTATTATGCTCTATCTAGAGAGTTGATatccatatatttataaaatttatttacaaatttaaagtCTGTGTtttgattgaaataaaaattaatctagaATTTTTCgtgattaaatttataaaaaagtttatagctaaattaaattctaacagATAAAGTAGAATTTCcaaatgaatttcatatttgtaagtcaatataatatataacactaaaatatttttttaacattatcatttatgttttactttttttctcgCATCTTTTCTTTCgaataagataaattttttaatagattttaaccAAATACAATGTaagtgtttttatttaaaactaaggTGTCCTAAAGCTTACATAGtagattaataattttaaatagcatataagaaaaaaaacttaattattaaatttttgaagcatataaatctaaatttaaatatatatttattatataagtaGGCTTTAAATTCAATGAATATTAGTTAATCGcttaaaaattagtataatttcaATAGAGTTACtactaaagaaccagtatTATactgtattaataaaattatatttcaaaagtTTTCGAGTATTTCGATTGCGATAAATTTCAATTCGGACAAAAATCTCCAAAAAATTCCATTCTAAACCCTaaaaacacacacacatacCCCTAAAACAATTTAGGGATTGTGAGTAAAATTTCCAAAACTTTGCATAAACAGAAAGGGACCAATTAATCCTACGACACCCTAAACAGACATTAGGTGATTGTTTGCATGTGAGTATGGGAGTGGGGTCCAAACTCCTAACTGCATTTGacaagatgatgatgatgatgatggaaCAATTTATGGACACGTGTCAAAATCATGTACACGGACAAAAATGTCTTGTTCTATCCACTGACAAAATACCAAACAGCCCACAGTTCATGTGCTTGTGATGCAAACAGACAATTAAAATCcacaatttttaattaattgtcaattaaaaaatataaaaaataaaaaaacacgcgcacctaaaattttaaatcctATCATCATTTCCTCTTTGGATTCCTTTACCGTtgctttttttgttttgaccATTTTACCCCTGCTCGTGATGTGTGCCTcctgctttctttctttcttattctaCTCACGGGTgggttcttcttttttaacacTGCTACTGCTGTTTGGTCCTCCTGATTGGGTCCCACATAACCGTAATGCGCCTCATGATGCAACCACACGTGTAGCTACACCACGCATTACGTCGTCTTCTGCTCTACGTATATTGGCCTGTTATGGAGTTAAGAATGACAGGCGGGTAAGGGCATTAACGGCGTTAGGATGGTTGTCCTTTTGCCTTTTGTGGTAATAACGAGGAAGGTTTTCATTGGGAAAATTCATTTCTTGTTTCCACTTgcaaatcatttttattatgaaattactCCTTATTTCTTGGAGTACAAAAATTACTTAAGTTgcttagaaattaaataattaatattttatttattattttattttgaaagatgaaaccattatttaaaaaaaaatactgaaagtttctaaaataaaaagtcattAATTTTCTTCAAAGGTTCTTGAACAAGTCTATAtactcataaaaaaattaatattctaaatatataagtacaaattaaatatttatatagataaaaggtcaatattaaatgaaaatgcattaaattatatataataaatttaaattctaaatacatatttttctCCTTACAAATCGAAACGaatattaattacaaatttatatactatttatttattatatatttttcactctaactaaaatttgtataattaaGTGATggattataatataattttttaaataaaaatacagatttattatattatattattattaagaaatttttattttttagaattttaatgttccATCTAAGCCCCTATCAAAAATAGATTCCACTTATGAGGTggaaaaattcaaaatccaaaacccaccattttaaaacaaatgataaatagtcataatattttatattttaatattatcccCAATacatttatcttattttagaattatatttaactttaaatgtaaatcaattatttttatagttaattcaaatgataaaatttttaaaattataaattataaaatcccTCAATTCAAACAATACATTAAACCCATAAACTCAAAGTATATTAAGTGGATTTTTGCCTAACTAATATTGGCCACACAAAATTTATTTGTGGGTTTAGCCTAACCCATCTCACAATTCTAGTAAAAGAAGGcagcaaaataaattatagtaCAAACAGACACAACTACCACAAATTTACATAAGTGAGGATCTTAAAATCAGCCATTTAATGCAACTCCAATGCCATGCCAAGCAGAAGAATTAAACAACCTGCTATTTGATGGCAGGAAACATTTGTTGTTGAGGGATGAAAAGGACTGTAGTTTTGAATTAAAtagtttattttcaatttataagaaaattattatttatttttattattgtttctctaaaatatttttatcaaaattttgtataaaaattataattttgaagtATAAGAGTTAATTATAtgtgataatatatatatcactgATGTGATATGACACCGaatcaatttactaaaaatcaaatatcacATAAAGCTTTGTACGGAGCAATCTGAAAATTATTAGGgcaaattttatgatttttcataagaaggaaataaacaaaaatactcagatataatttttttttaaaagaattatttagaattttttgttaaaagcCACAAAATTagctttatttataattttttgtacAAAATTGTTATACATAGATTTAAATGagaaattttaatacaaagttgaatattatttattataaagaattgTATGAAATCATTGTTATCTTTCAATTGCAATGTATTTTACGTTTCGAATttaaacttataaattaattttagaaatttttaaaaaaatattaaaattaataaaaaatattattttaatatacagatttttgtaaaaatactGTTTTCTAGCTTTTCCTTTCGAATTTATAGgatagtattattttaattatttctgaTTGTATTTCTATTGCTTTTAAGTTGTTTTCAGTactttatctaaaaataaaaatttataaaaattatagattaaaaagtcgaaaaataatatttttaacacagtaaaaataaaaaaataaattttgataaaaataattttttattatatatctcCATTATCTAATGATGAAGAAGGTATAAGTAATTTTGCCTACATGACACATAAAAACTTCCACTTATTTATTTGCATATGCATGTAACAAGTCAGAGTTGAGTTGAGAGAATGTTTCTAAGAGGCTTTGACAagtatttattatacttttgtttcttttattgcaatttcacatttaatttgcattttttttacaatatgattttttcttggttttttttttttaatttgttgtaTCCAACAATGGAATGATATCTCTATTTCATGATTTCACTTTTCATAAGATGATTTCATAATGtaagatttttttcttttttagttgatatatatgcatttttgtaaaattatcttctacttctttttataataaataaggataaaaaaaatcaaatttaaagttgtatgtataattaaattaaggtaaGCATTCACttatttcaattcaaaattggatgaaaataataaaacaaattaaattaaagttttagaattataaactGAATGTGatagaataatataaattgtcttttaaaaagaataaaagactaaattaaataaattcagattgaacacaaaatatattttaaaataataattttaatatatcaaaatattttcttaagaaatataaaaatttaatttgatccaatcgaattaatttattcaaaattaaatcgaactggattaaattataatttttagaaaataaaactgaatggaagtaaatttatataaatccttacgaataaaattgaaataaataaagtgaaaatttataatttttatttaaaataattaaattttatataaagaaaaatgtataattttattttcagattttattttaatatttaattataatatctaaaatataaaaattatttttattattattataaaaaataacataaaaaatataaaatattatttagaaaatttctaaaagtataacataattttcaataaatagaCAGTAAATCTCAATGTGGGCAAGTTTCCAGAAAACTGTAAGAAGCATTTAGAGATCaattttccattttatttttacgaAATGTTCTTTTTTGCTAGAAATGTGGGCTGgcaatatcaaaatattttaatttgattttgggAAATAGTGCATTTCCAAAATggtttatttgaaaaaaatatttaaaaatatataatattaaagaaaaaaaagaactgaTATTGACCATTGTTGGGTCACCTTTATACATCTTTAATAGCTTGATTTTCACAATTGGAATCCATTATCTTGAggataataatatcataaaacacTAATTaccatattaaaagaaatatattattattttttaatattttctgatCAGAACAGAAGAATCTTTgtctataataatattaaaacatgaTCGTGGATGAGACGCCAAGTTGTAAAGGATTCTGCCACGTAATGgtccatattataatatatataattatatttgatcaattattttattttccaaatTACATATATCATTGGATTCCTTTAAATGATGGTAAAATAAATGCAATTATATGCTTATAGGAATAAGGAAATCccctttttctgtttttcttttttattttttattttttattttttacaactTAATCAAAAGCTTAGTTAGGTCCATGGAATCACCAACTTAATCATCAACCCACCACACCTCTAAAACTCAAGCATTTAAAACTTTCAAACCAACAATTATCACCTTAAATATTATTTGGGTCCATCATATTGCTTTCAATTTGTAAAaggttatattatataattttatcttcaaaatcatcacaaaaatttaaaataaaatttaaaaatacattCTCGAGcgtaatttatatatttgaatatatttattaaaaacgCACATAACTAgtttataagatttttttaactatataaatttaatcagtttataaatgatttaaataatattcagatcaagtaataataaaatatatttaaactaaACTAAAGTTGTTTACCTTCAATTTAGTTTTATCAGTTTatatcattcattaaatttaatatagtactattttttctaaaagaattaaaattatttgtaactgtatacatataaataaatgtatatcttataaaaattaaactacttATATATGGGTATAAAGGAAAactataacttttaatttattaaattaactactactttttttattttatgaaagaaatattgtataataaactaaaacttctaaataaaaatacaaaaataaaatgagattaACTTGTTATATAAGTAGAAttcattcatttcatataATGAGTTTCAAAGtttacaataatttattaaaataatatgtttttatactaattctatttaataaaatagaaataaaaaaattatttagattgaGAAGAAttgttgaataaaataaataaataatgggcaatatttaaatttccaTCTTTGTTTGAAACATATTAAAATGCAAATTGAGATGATAAAATTAGTGtaaatttacaaaaagaaGCAGAAGATAACATGTGGAAGGGGTCCAAAATGACAGCAAtctgaaaatgataaaagcaAGCTTCCATTAATACAACTCTGAATTCACCCCTCTTACCCTCCTTGTCCATATTCTTGTTTGTAATCAATTGAATTTACATAtgcaaatttctttttttattttttttaagaaaataaagaacttcTGTTTTTCAGTTGAATTGAAACATTATAGTCAagcaattatttaattttaatttcactAATTCAAAATgcaatattttcatataaattataaacatacATGAAATTGATTGATGTCAattttctcataaaaaaaataaatttacacaaTAGGGTGCAATTTAGTAAACCAAATATCAAGGCTacaacttttttcttttaaaaacatgattttcaagaaaaaaagaagaataataaatttttattgattttaaccttttgcttttctttttaagttttagAGAGGAGAGGAAAAAGGGCTTTGCTTATATTGTTTTGAAGGACATTAGAAAGGGACAGtttttattaatgagaaagtagattgagagagagagagggagagagaaaatgacaaaaacagaaagttaaggctttttcttttgtagagAGAGGAAGTGGTAGTGGACAGAGTTTTTCTTTGGCCTCAGCAAAAGACCCACTTCCTTCAAAGTTTAGTTCTCAAAGGGGGAGTGGGGTGTTGGGTGCGTAGGTTAAgcagagagaaagagaaaaaagtttgAGCCTTTTAAGtgctctctctctttctctttcttctttctttgtgtATAGTGTGTAGTAATGCTTTAGCTCTAACGTACACACGGGGAGCGTTGGATAAGCAAACTGCACCACACTGCTTTGAAtctttcttcagtttcttttctttggggTGGTTTTAGTGAAGAAGATGGGTTCTTGTAGCAAGGGCAGAGGTTTAATGGTGGTGTTTTGGTTAATGGGTGTGTTGTCTTTTACTTCATCAGCTAGATTAGGTGTTGAAAGGCAAAAGTTTGAAGTGAAAAAACACTTGAATCGCTTGAACAAGCCTGCTCTTAAGAGCATTGAGGTatactctctctttctctctctaaactTCTGTTTGGTTCCTGAGAAAGTCAGTGGCAAagtgaagaaagagaaagtgcttttttctttctttcttttgacattgtcttttttttattattcttctttaaaaataatgttttgGATTTTTGAAATGGGTTCCaaattctttttgctttcctgcaatttgttattttatttttacctcAGGAATCAAATGGGTTATATGGTTTATGAATGCCAAATGTgtgttatttatatttatgtttagttttgtaataatattcgctaatgtttttctttctctcctttGTTCAGtgaaattttttagattttaaaagaatcaaaTGATGTTGTGATTATTGggcttttctttctcttctctctctgcaattatttcctttttgagaagttaatgaagaaataaagaatagaaCTCAAAGTTTCCTATGCAACTAAACAAAACATTAATGCTGATGGGTACTTTAAGTTGagctttctttatttctgTCCTCTTTTCTGTTTCAAATCTCTCTCTTTTGTTTCTATCATTCTTTGCACATTTTTGAAGTAACTAAATGTCTTGATTTGTTTGAATGAGAAATTTCTGGGTATTACTGTGGATACtccattttcttattattattatttatttttggattttttatgTCTATGCAGAGTTCAGATGGGGATATAATAGACTGTGTTCCCATGGCTCATCAACCAGCTTTTGATCATCCTTTCCTCAAAGACCACAAGATCCAGGTCAATCTCAGTGACCTGCATACTTCTACTCTCAGGCATTTTAAGTagctttgttttctctttttttttttttttttgctgttactgattttatttaaatttctctTCTGGGTTTTAGATGAGGCCTAGTTATCATCCAGAAGGGCTATTTGATGAGAACAAAGTGGCTACAGAGTCAAAAGAACGAACAAAACCAATCACTCAGTTGTGGCATGCCAACGGTAAATGCCCTGAAGGTACTATCCCCGTTAGAAGAACAAAGGAGGAGGATGTCTTGAGAGCAAGTTCAGTGAAAAGGTATggtaagaagaagagaagaagcaTCCCAAAGCCTAGGTCTGCAGATCCTGATCTCATCAATGAAAGTGGCCACCAAGTAAAGTTCttgcttttcattttcttctttaagattttctttttcttcatttaaaGGATAATAAAGTACCTTTTTTACCCCATTTACTTTGTTTATGTTGGTATTAATCTATTTGTTCTATTCCTCTGGCATGTTCTTTGGGCGATTAGCATGCTATAGCTTATGTGGAAGGAGACAAGTATTATGGAGCAAAAGCAACCATTAATGTATGGGAACCCAAAATTCAACAGCCTAATGAGTTCAGCCTGTCTCAGCTATGGATATTGGGAGGTTCCTTTGGTGAAGATCTCAACAGTATTGAAGCTGGCTGGCAGGTACTCTTGTAGTTTATTTTAGTACTCCCTAGTGACCTGAAATAATTGATCTTACCATATCTCTTATTTTGAGTACTTGTTTATGGATGGAAACAGGTCAGTCCAGATCTATATGGCGACAACAACACAAGGCTTTTCACCTACTGGACTGTAAGCTTCTACTTGGTTCTTCTTTGTTTAACTTTCAGCAACTTTGATGAATTTTCAGTCACACATATCTTTGTGAAATATTGCAGAGTGATGCATATCAAGCCACAGGTTGCTACAATCTTCTTTGCTCAGGCTTTATTCAAATCAATAGTGAGATAGCAATGGGAGCAAGTATCTCTCCTGTTTCTGGCTACCGCAATTCCCAATATGATATTAGTATACTTGTCTGGAAGGTAAATGCCAAAGGCCTTCA from Ricinus communis isolate WT05 ecotype wild-type chromosome 9, ASM1957865v1, whole genome shotgun sequence harbors:
- the LOC8282176 gene encoding uncharacterized protein LOC8282176 yields the protein MGSCSKGRGLMVVFWLMGVLSFTSSARLGVERQKFEVKKHLNRLNKPALKSIESSDGDIIDCVPMAHQPAFDHPFLKDHKIQMRPSYHPEGLFDENKVATESKERTKPITQLWHANGKCPEGTIPVRRTKEEDVLRASSVKRYGKKKRRSIPKPRSADPDLINESGHQHAIAYVEGDKYYGAKATINVWEPKIQQPNEFSLSQLWILGGSFGEDLNSIEAGWQVSPDLYGDNNTRLFTYWTSDAYQATGCYNLLCSGFIQINSEIAMGASISPVSGYRNSQYDISILVWKDPKEGHWWMQFGNDYVLGYWPSFLFSYLADSASMIEWGGEVVNSEPDGKHTSTQMGSGHFPEEGFGKSSYFRNIQVVDDSNNLKAPKGIGTFTEQSNCYDVQTGSNGDWGHYFYYGGPGRNSNCP